AATGAGTGTTCTGACTGGAGGGACGCCCGCTCGAGTGGCCCTACGGAGACGGCTCCGCGAGCGGGAGCACCGCGACGTCGGCCACGTCGAGTCGCGTTCCGTCCCCGGTCGACTCGAGGACTACCGTCTCGCCGGTGACGAGATCAGTCGACTCGAGCGCCATCGGCACCGTAACCGTCGCCGGCTCCGCGCCGAAGTTGAGCGCGACGACGACCGCCTCCGCGTCGGTTCGCCGGGTGAACGCGACCGCCGCCTCGGCGTCGGTTTCGTACTCGAGGTCCGCGAGGTCGCCGCGGCTGAGCGCCGCGCTCTCCCGGCGGGCGGCGACGAGCCGTCGGTGGAACGCCGCCAGCTCGCCGTCGCCCTCCCAGGGCATCGGCTGGCGGTAGCCCGTCGCGCCCCGCTCCTGGCCGTAGTAGATCATCGGCACGCCCGGCAGCGTGAGGACGGCAGCGGCGGCCGCCCGCAGAGCGTCCGGGCCGCAGGCCTCGAGGTAGCGGGGCTCGTCGTGGTTCTCGACGTAGCGCATGTGTAGCGACGAATCGGGGAAGCCCTCGCGGGCGGGCGCGGTCGCGGCCTCGAGTACGTCCGCCGCAGGACGCTCACCTCTGCCGATCTCCCGGAGACGTCCGTACAGCGTGGTGTCGTAGTGGACGTCGAACTGCAGCGGTGCGAACTCGGGATCTCGAGGGATCGTCTCGTCGAGCAGCAGGAACTCGGAGTCCCGTGACTTGAGGCGGTCGCGCACCTCCATCCAGAACTCGTTGGAGATCCCCCAGGCCACGTCGCAGCGGTAGCCGTCGACGACGTCGACCCATTCCTCGACCACCTCGAGCAGGAACCGACGCACCGCGAGCGAGTCGTAGTTCAGGTTCGGAATGTTGGTCCAGTTGAAGTAGTACTGGGCGACCTCCGTCGTCCCGTCCGACCGGGTTCGAACCGGCGGTCCGACCGCCTCGGGGTCGGCCTGGCGGCCGGGCGAGTCCTCGAGGTCCGCCGCCGTCACGCCGGAGTCCTCGATCGACTCCCAGACGTACCAGTCGCGGTAGGCCGGCACGTCCGCCGCGCTCAGGTCGAACGTGTGGTGGGTGCGGGCGGCGTGGTTGATCACCAGATCGAAGACCACCCTGATGTCGGCCTCGTGACAGCGGTCGACGAACGACTCGAACGCCTCCCGGGTGCCGAGGTCGCTCGCGGTGTCGAAGTAGTCCGTCGTGTGGTAACCGTGGTCCGTCGGGCTCTCCAGCACCGGCGTGAGCCAGACGCAGTCGACGCCCAGGTGCTCGAGGTACGGTACCCGCCGCTCGAACGACGCGAAGGTGGCGTCGTCGGTGAACGACCGGACGAAGATCTCGTAGACCACCGCGCTTTCGGCCCACTCCGGCGGGTCGTTGGGCCGGCTGACGGTGACGGCAGCGCCGCTCGCGGCTCCGTTCGAGTCCTCGACGGCGATCTCGAGGCAGTCGGCGACGCTGTGACGGTCGCCGACGGCGACGGCGTGCAGCCGTCCGGAGCCGTCGATTGCCGCGGGATCGACCCGGGCGCCGCCGTCGGTTGTCGCGCTGACCGCGGTTTCGGAGAACCCCTGGGGATAGTACTCGACCTCGAGTTCTCCGTCGGCGTACTCGCTGTCGGTACCCGAAACCGCCTCGGGGGTGACGACGACCTCGCCGTCCTCGAGGGAGCCCTCGAGGTGGAGCCGCGGCCGGCCGGGACCCGGCACCGTCACTTCGTCCCAGACGGCGTTCTCGAAGTCGTCGCCGGCGACGTACCCGAAGCTGTGCGTTCCGGGCGGGAGGTCGGTCTCGTAGACGTAGGTGTCGCCCGCGAGTCGCGGTCGGCAGCGGCCGACCAGCTGGTCGTTGAACGGCCCCATCACGGACACTTGCTCGGGATCGTGGGCGGGGAGCGCGTCGCGGTCGACCTCGAGTTCGACCGTCCGTCGCGGGTCGGGAAACGCGCGAACCAGCCGCTCGTCGCTCCCGTCGGGTCCCTCGAGTTCGAGGCGGTAGGCGCCGGGAACGTCGGGTTCGAGGTGCCAGACGGGAGCCGACGGGGGATCGAGTGAACTCCCGTCGGGCGTCTCGAGGATCGTCCACGCGTACGTCGCCTCGGAGTCGGGCGCCCGCGGCGCGAGTTCGACGGTTTCGCCGACGGCACAGAAACGGGGCGGTCCGGGCTCGTTCATGCGGGGACCCACGAAACCGGGTACCTTACTCGTTCCGACTCCGACAGCATCTGTGAACTAATATTACAACACATTTTTGTAGCCCCTCTCCGTGCACCGAGACGATGACGCTTCGCTCCGCACTGGACGATTTCAAACGCCACCGTGGCGAGTCCACGGTGTTTCCGGGCGAGCGCCGGACCACGGCGGGACGCTTCTCCGGGCTCGAGGACCGCCTCGTCCACGTCGGCCGCGACGGCTCGCTCCGGGACTTCTCCTACCCGCTCGCCGGGCTCTACGGAATCGACCGCTCCCGGTTCGGCCTCCGCTGCGGCGCCGAGACGCGCTGGCTCGAGGACGTCGAGTCGGTCTCACAGCGGTACGCCGGCGAGACGGCGCTCGTCGAAACGCGGTACGAGACGGGCGACGCCGTTCTCGAGCGCGCCGACCTCACGATCGGCCGGACGCACGTGACGCAGTTCGACCTGCTCGAGGGCGGCGCCGACGTCGACGGCGTCGCGGCGTTCGTCGCGTTCGCCCCCGGCGGCCGAGAGGACCGGATCGGCCAGCTCGTCTTCGAGGAGCGGGGAATCGTCGAGGTCTACCACCGGCGCGAGCACGACTTCCTCGCGAGCGCGACCGGCTTCGACGCCGTCGTCGGCCAGCTCCCCGAGCGCCTCCCGGACGTCCTGTCGGCGGAGCCGGCGGAGTACCCGAACGGCGACGACACCGGCCAGTACGAGGACGGCCGGCTGGGCGGCTACGTCTTCGGCGTCGTCCCGCTCGAGGACGGGCGCGCGACGGTCGTCACCGCCCTGCGCGAGGAACCCGAGCGCGAGGCGGCGCTCGCGGAACTCGGCGCCACCGCACGCGAGTTCGCTGATCCCGCCGCCCTGCGCGCGGCCGCCGAGGACCAGCGGCCGTACGACGCCGCCGTTCCCGCGACGGTCGCCGCGGATCTCCGGGTGCTCGAGTTGCTCTCCGCACCCGGCGGCGGTCGGATCGCCGGCCCCGACTTCGATCCCCACTACGAGTACTCCGGCGGCTACGGCTACACCTGGTTTCGCGACGACGGCGAGATTTCGCGGTTCCTCCTCGAGAGCGAGACGGAACTGGGGCTCGCCGACGACCTCGAGGCCGTCCACGAGGACACCGTCGACTTCTACGCGGCGACCCAGCGCCCCGACGGCACCTGGCCCCACCGCGTCTGGCCCGACGACGGCACGCTCGCCCCCGGCTGGGCGAACGATCGGATGACCGGCGCCGGCGTCGACTACCAGGCCGACCAGACCGCGAGCGTGTGCTCGTTTCTCGCGGCCGCCGTCGACGCCGCCCCGTCCCGACGCGAGCGGGTCGACCCGATCGTCGCGCGCGGACTCGAGGGGCTCGACGACACCCTGGCGGCCGACGGGCTCCCCGCCACCTGCCAGAACGCCTGGGAGAACATGGCCGGCCGGTTTACCCACACGGCGGCGACGTACCTCCACGCCTACGCGACGATCGCCGACGCGCCGTTTTCGACCGAGTGCCGCGACCGCGCCGCCGAGCGCGCTCGAGAGGTGTCCGACGCCCTCGACGATCTCTGGGTTCCGGAGCGAGGGATCTACGCGCTGCGCGAGCGCGAGGGCGAGCTCGACGACCGCCTCGACTCGAGCACGCTCGCGTTAGTCGACGCCCACCGCGCCTCCGCCGAGGTCGCCGACCTCGACGGTCGACGGCTCGAGCGCCTCACGAGCCACGTCGAGACCACGCTCGAGGGCCTGCGCCACACCACCGACGCGGTCGACGGGCTCTCCCGGTTCGAGGGCGACGACTGGCGAACCCGCGACCAGCGGTCGGAGAAGATCTGGACGGTGTCGACGGCGTGGGGGGCGAACGCGGCGGCGCTGTTCGCCACCCTCTCCGGCGAGGAGCGGTTCTACGGGCACGCTCGAGCGCTTCTCCGCGAACTCCTGCCCGGCGGCAGCCTCTGTCTGGAGTCCGGCTACCTCCCCGAACAGGTGTTCGACGACGGTACCCCCGACAGCGCCACCCCGCTGGGGTGGCCCCACGCGATCCGGCTCGCGACGGTCGCACACCTCTCGTCGGTGGACGAACTCGAGGCGGTCGGAGCGGACGTCTGACGACTGACGCGGTGGCGGTGTTTTCGTTCCGGCGACGGCGGGATGCTCAGGGATACGGATGGTACTCGCGCTCGAGGGCGGGCTCGTACCCCAGTTCCGCCGGCACCGTCCGGGCGCGCTCGCCGAAGAACGGCTCGCGGGTGAACAGCGGCTGGGCGCCGGGGACGACGACGCGGACGCCTTCGAAGCCGAGCCCCGCGACGTCTCGAGTCGTGAGTCTGCTGGCGTACGGCGTCAGTCCGACGTCCGTCACCCGCGAGAGCAGTGCCTCGAGCGCGTCGGCGCCCGTCGGGGTGGTCTCGGGACCGACCGCGTCGGCGGAGACCGTCTCGTCGGGCGAAACGAATCCCCGGACTTCGTCGGGAAACGAGG
Above is a genomic segment from Natrononativus amylolyticus containing:
- a CDS encoding alpha-amylase family glycosyl hydrolase, whose product is MNEPGPPRFCAVGETVELAPRAPDSEATYAWTILETPDGSSLDPPSAPVWHLEPDVPGAYRLELEGPDGSDERLVRAFPDPRRTVELEVDRDALPAHDPEQVSVMGPFNDQLVGRCRPRLAGDTYVYETDLPPGTHSFGYVAGDDFENAVWDEVTVPGPGRPRLHLEGSLEDGEVVVTPEAVSGTDSEYADGELEVEYYPQGFSETAVSATTDGGARVDPAAIDGSGRLHAVAVGDRHSVADCLEIAVEDSNGAASGAAVTVSRPNDPPEWAESAVVYEIFVRSFTDDATFASFERRVPYLEHLGVDCVWLTPVLESPTDHGYHTTDYFDTASDLGTREAFESFVDRCHEADIRVVFDLVINHAARTHHTFDLSAADVPAYRDWYVWESIEDSGVTAADLEDSPGRQADPEAVGPPVRTRSDGTTEVAQYYFNWTNIPNLNYDSLAVRRFLLEVVEEWVDVVDGYRCDVAWGISNEFWMEVRDRLKSRDSEFLLLDETIPRDPEFAPLQFDVHYDTTLYGRLREIGRGERPAADVLEAATAPAREGFPDSSLHMRYVENHDEPRYLEACGPDALRAAAAAVLTLPGVPMIYYGQERGATGYRQPMPWEGDGELAAFHRRLVAARRESAALSRGDLADLEYETDAEAAVAFTRRTDAEAVVVALNFGAEPATVTVPMALESTDLVTGETVVLESTGDGTRLDVADVAVLPLAEPSP
- a CDS encoding glycoside hydrolase family 15 protein codes for the protein MTLRSALDDFKRHRGESTVFPGERRTTAGRFSGLEDRLVHVGRDGSLRDFSYPLAGLYGIDRSRFGLRCGAETRWLEDVESVSQRYAGETALVETRYETGDAVLERADLTIGRTHVTQFDLLEGGADVDGVAAFVAFAPGGREDRIGQLVFEERGIVEVYHRREHDFLASATGFDAVVGQLPERLPDVLSAEPAEYPNGDDTGQYEDGRLGGYVFGVVPLEDGRATVVTALREEPEREAALAELGATAREFADPAALRAAAEDQRPYDAAVPATVAADLRVLELLSAPGGGRIAGPDFDPHYEYSGGYGYTWFRDDGEISRFLLESETELGLADDLEAVHEDTVDFYAATQRPDGTWPHRVWPDDGTLAPGWANDRMTGAGVDYQADQTASVCSFLAAAVDAAPSRRERVDPIVARGLEGLDDTLAADGLPATCQNAWENMAGRFTHTAATYLHAYATIADAPFSTECRDRAAERAREVSDALDDLWVPERGIYALREREGELDDRLDSSTLALVDAHRASAEVADLDGRRLERLTSHVETTLEGLRHTTDAVDGLSRFEGDDWRTRDQRSEKIWTVSTAWGANAAALFATLSGEERFYGHARALLRELLPGGSLCLESGYLPEQVFDDGTPDSATPLGWPHAIRLATVAHLSSVDELEAVGADV